A genomic segment from Nicotiana tabacum cultivar K326 chromosome 7, ASM71507v2, whole genome shotgun sequence encodes:
- the LOC107796202 gene encoding uncharacterized protein LOC107796202, with amino-acid sequence MDNTEWKNDHKCVGELSKRECFLESHDASNSSTDGSKMYSSFRKTIDKIGKKNVVQVVTNNASENVSAGEMMEAMYPNIYWTPCAAHCINLMFGDIFKENSYALVFTKAVKVYSYISQRSLLLNLMRKFTNERNLVRPVKTRFATAFLTLRSFYLKKKNLRKLVFSNEWKDNKYAKEAAGKETAKVLISPSFWNDILRALKVGGPLIRVFRMVDGERKPPMGYLYEAMDRAKESIAASFEGDVRKYEKVFEIIDTRSDNQLHRPLHIAATIDQIGEEFGRYSQAEGLFGLPAAIRAKDIRSPAVGVEENIYGLRGSSSSYKGKEVASSSRSSLIDEESEDEEDNNQYNANIHEVVEFENLEEE; translated from the exons atggACAACACagaatggaaaaatgatcataaatgTGTAGGTGAACTCTCCAAGAGGGAGTGTTTTCTTGAATCTCACGATGCTAGCAACTCTTCTACGGATGGAAGCAAAATGTACAGCTCATTTAGAAAGACTATTGAtaaaattggaaagaaaaatgTTGTACAAGTTGTTACAAATAATGCTAGTGAAAATGTTAGTGCGGGGGAGATGATGGAAGCTATGTATCCAAACATTTATTGGACTCCATGTGCTGCCCATTGTATCAACTTGATGTTTGGTGACATATTCAAGGAAAACTCATATGCCTTAG TTTTCACTAAGGCCGTCAAGGTATATTCTTACATTAGTCAGAGGTcgttgttgttgaatttgatgaGAAAATTTACAAATGAAAGAAATTTGGTGAGACCGGTGAAGACTAGATTTGCAACGGCTTTCTTAACTTTGCGGAGTTTttacttgaaaaagaaaaatttgagAAAGCTAGTTTTTTCGAATGAATGGAAAGATAATAAATATGCAAAGGAAGCTGCAGGGAAAGAAACTGCCAAAGTTCTTATTTCTCCATCATTTTGGAATGACATCCTTCGGGCTCTTAAAGTTGGTGGTCCTTTGATTAGGGTGTTTCGTATGGTGGATGGGGAGAGAAAACCACCAATGGGCTATCTTTATGAAGCTATGGATAGAGCCAAAGAGAGTATTGCAGCGTCATTTGAGGGAGATGTTAGGAAATATGAGAAAGTTTTTGAGATAATTGATACCAGGTCGGACAATCAACTCCATCGACCTTTGCATATAGCAG CGACGATAGATCAAATAGGGGAGGAGTTTGGTAGGTACTCACAAGCAGAGGGACTATTTGGTTTACCGGCTGCTATTAGAGCCAAAGACATAAGGTCGCCAG CGGTTGGAGTTGAGGAGAATATCTATGGTCTTAGAGGGAGTTCTTCAAGTTACAAGGGAAAGGAAGTAGCAAGTTCAAGCCGGTCCTCCCTAATTGATGAAGAGTCCGAGGATGAAGAAGATAACAACCAATATAATGCTAACATTCATGaagttgtagaatttgaaaatcttGAAGAAGAATAG